Proteins encoded together in one Cicer arietinum cultivar CDC Frontier isolate Library 1 chromosome 4, Cicar.CDCFrontier_v2.0, whole genome shotgun sequence window:
- the LOC140920045 gene encoding uncharacterized protein, which produces MDEDFHRICQSLMGRIGRDCKKRDCKTLFYIKQSVDSNNFERISKASTSKEAWEILVKYYTSGEKAKKVKLQMLRRQYELLQMEEDEVVADYFKCVQVVVNQMRTNGESLTEVVIIEKILRTLTQRYNHIVVTIEESNDLDKIKVEDLQGSFEAHELRVRERCVATSTSQVHALQTQVSKKTNQGDMRHKKGKGKFKWYKKYDYDEETDNFDEGAGNSRNQNKSDKSSKNSNGKKKFNKKGIQCYNCKKCGYFANKCKSK; this is translated from the exons ATGGATGAGGATTTCCATCGAATTTGTCAATCCTTGATGGGAAGAATTGGGAGAG ATTGCAAGAAAAGAGATTGCAAGACATTGTTTTACATCAAACAAAGTGTGGATTCAAACAACTTTGAGAGGATCTCGAAGGCATCTACATCAAAGGAGGCATGGGAGATATTGGTCAAGTACTATACAAGTGGGGAAAAGGCCAAGAAAGTGAAGCTTCAAATGCTAAGAAGACAATACGAATTATtgcagatggaagaagatgaagttgtgGCAGATTACTTCAAATGTGTGCAGGTTGTTGTTAATCAGATGAGAACAAATGGTGAATCATTAACTGAAGTGGTGATTATTGAAAAGATCCTTAGAACATTAACACAAAGGTACAATCACATAGTGGTgacaattgaagaatcaaatgATCTTGATAAGATAAAGGTGGAGGATTTGCAAGGCTCTTTTGAAGCTCACGAACTGAGAGTAAGAGAAAGATGTGTAGCAACCTCAACATCTCAAGTGCATGCCCTGCAGACCCAAGTTAGCAAGAAGACCAACCAAGGTGATATGAGACACAAGAAAGGCAAAGGTAAATTCAAGTGGTACAAGAAATATGATTATGATGAAGAGACTGATAATTTTGATGAAGGGgctggaaattcaagaaatcaGAACAAAAGTGATAAGAGCAGCAAGAATTCGAATGGCAAAaagaaattcaacaaaaaaggaATCCAATGCTACAATTGTAAAAAATGTGGgtattttgcaaataaatgcaAATCCAAGTAA